From a region of the Halomicrobium mukohataei DSM 12286 genome:
- a CDS encoding outer membrane protein assembly factor BamB family protein produces the protein MGDREPTLDRVRSPPRRDLSADLVRSGELIDRGGNALVSVAALSDERSPDRIAVKEPLAPGTLENDEIERFLSQAETWETVDRIERERPRWRDSEHVVGVVDTGERLPWIAMEYMDGGTLADRLAAVDGGLPTLEVLWIGECVCRGVAVAHSLGIAHLDLKPANVLFRSTPDGVWDVPKVADWGLARVLADQTGTVEGLSPAYAAPEQFEPGEFGEPDTLTDIYQVGTILYELLTGTPIAPESRFQAMQVAMSSDPVSPPSAERPALSPAVDAVVSSALERDKTDRYSAIPVMADALRAVRTGGDLPPIVGDRLDGRSERTGDARPERTDTSTPPAPERDDERAATNDGGAGDPELVERVTDYDNYGSYSASPGDHDGVTTGRSDGHADDEASSDDPRTHPASESESMADRVAAYENHRSVNASPGDHTAVAAESTNGAREPRAASGLPPRTAGWPTLGGNFARTGTSGDPDGPESAVSVAWTHSTPDLVKVAPAVSDGIVYAGPERGTLRALDAQTGETVWTSGRLLETASAPAVADGQVFAGSWSGDLYAVDAVTGDTQWTFETGSHVYGPPTVADGTVYFGGRGGTLYAVAADSGEQRWRVDCGAIKSAPTVSGGTVYVGTKAETVHAVDAHSGETVWTYQTERPVWSSPAVVDGSVYVGCWDDSLYALDRSTGDLDWQFDTERSIPGSVAVRDDSLFVGNNANNVYALDPTSGESRWQQSLSGSVRTAVAVLGETLIAGCADGTLTALSTTTGHRRWSVDVGSSIHASPAVAAGTVYLGTADGVYALAGDE, from the coding sequence ATGGGTGATCGAGAGCCGACGCTCGACCGCGTCCGGAGTCCGCCCCGGCGGGACCTCTCTGCGGATCTCGTTCGGTCCGGTGAACTGATCGACCGGGGCGGCAACGCGCTCGTCTCCGTTGCTGCCCTCTCGGACGAACGGTCGCCCGACCGGATCGCGGTCAAAGAACCGCTGGCTCCGGGGACGCTCGAAAACGACGAGATCGAGCGGTTCCTCTCGCAGGCCGAGACGTGGGAGACGGTCGACCGCATCGAGCGAGAACGCCCGCGATGGCGGGACTCGGAGCACGTCGTCGGCGTCGTCGACACCGGCGAGCGCCTGCCCTGGATCGCGATGGAGTACATGGACGGCGGCACGCTCGCGGACCGCCTGGCGGCCGTGGACGGCGGGCTCCCGACCCTAGAGGTGCTGTGGATCGGCGAGTGTGTCTGTCGCGGCGTCGCGGTCGCTCACAGCCTGGGGATCGCACATCTCGATCTCAAGCCGGCGAACGTTCTCTTTCGCTCGACGCCCGACGGCGTCTGGGACGTTCCGAAGGTCGCCGATTGGGGACTCGCCCGCGTGCTGGCCGATCAGACCGGCACGGTCGAGGGGCTCTCGCCCGCCTACGCCGCGCCCGAGCAGTTCGAGCCCGGGGAGTTCGGCGAGCCCGACACGCTGACGGACATCTACCAGGTCGGGACGATCCTGTACGAGCTCCTGACCGGGACACCGATCGCGCCCGAGAGCCGCTTCCAGGCCATGCAGGTTGCGATGTCCTCAGACCCCGTGTCGCCTCCCAGCGCCGAACGGCCCGCGCTCTCTCCGGCGGTCGACGCCGTCGTGTCGAGCGCGCTCGAACGGGACAAGACGGATCGCTACAGCGCGATTCCGGTGATGGCAGACGCGCTCCGGGCCGTCCGTACCGGCGGCGACCTGCCACCGATCGTCGGCGACCGTCTCGACGGCCGGTCAGAACGAACCGGGGACGCCCGCCCGGAGCGAACAGACACGTCGACGCCGCCAGCCCCGGAGCGCGACGACGAGCGGGCGGCGACGAACGACGGGGGTGCCGGCGACCCGGAACTGGTCGAGCGAGTGACCGACTACGACAACTACGGGTCGTACTCCGCCTCGCCCGGCGATCACGACGGCGTCACGACTGGGCGGTCCGACGGGCACGCGGACGACGAAGCGTCGTCGGACGACCCGCGAACCCATCCGGCCTCAGAAAGCGAATCGATGGCCGACCGCGTCGCCGCCTACGAGAACCACCGCTCGGTCAACGCCTCGCCCGGCGACCACACCGCCGTCGCTGCCGAGTCGACGAACGGCGCTCGCGAACCTCGGGCGGCGTCCGGTCTGCCCCCTCGGACCGCTGGGTGGCCAACACTCGGTGGGAACTTCGCACGGACGGGAACGAGCGGCGATCCCGACGGCCCGGAGAGCGCGGTGTCGGTCGCCTGGACGCACTCGACGCCGGATCTCGTCAAGGTCGCGCCGGCCGTCAGCGACGGGATCGTCTACGCCGGACCGGAACGGGGGACTCTGCGCGCACTGGACGCACAGACGGGAGAGACCGTCTGGACGAGCGGACGCCTCCTGGAGACGGCCTCGGCACCGGCCGTCGCCGACGGGCAGGTCTTTGCCGGCAGCTGGTCCGGTGACCTGTACGCCGTCGATGCTGTGACCGGTGACACGCAGTGGACGTTCGAGACCGGGAGTCACGTGTACGGTCCTCCGACGGTCGCTGACGGGACGGTGTACTTCGGCGGCCGAGGCGGCACACTGTACGCGGTCGCGGCCGACTCCGGCGAGCAGCGCTGGCGTGTCGACTGTGGCGCGATCAAATCGGCACCGACCGTCTCCGGTGGGACCGTCTACGTCGGCACCAAAGCCGAGACCGTCCACGCCGTTGATGCTCACAGCGGTGAGACCGTGTGGACGTACCAGACGGAGCGACCGGTCTGGTCGTCGCCCGCTGTGGTGGATGGATCCGTGTACGTCGGCTGCTGGGACGATTCGCTGTACGCGCTCGACCGGTCTACCGGCGACCTCGACTGGCAGTTCGACACCGAGCGTTCGATTCCCGGATCGGTGGCTGTCAGAGACGACTCCTTGTTCGTCGGGAACAACGCCAACAACGTGTACGCACTCGATCCCACCAGCGGGGAGAGTCGCTGGCAACAGTCACTCAGCGGGTCGGTCCGGACCGCAGTGGCTGTCCTCGGGGAGACGCTCATCGCAGGCTGTGCCGACGGCACACTCACCGCGCTCTCGACCACGACTGGCCACCGGCGATGGTCAGTCGATGTCGGTAGCAGTATTCACGCGTCTCCGGCGGTGGCTGCTGGAACCGTCTATCTCGGGACGGCGGACGGCGTTTACGCGCTGGCGGGCGACGAGTGA
- a CDS encoding ParA family protein, with amino-acid sequence MLAYTVYSEAGGVGKTTLAANLAKAEVRAGRRVLVVDLDTQEASLSHLLDVADDRNNDQVDSLLRHMIDRPRGDFSDLVRTSEGIDIVPAHNILEYASKHLRRREEEAADFGESWNPNKQLLRVLREAGVHETYDTLIVDPPASADIKLHNAIHATRHVVIPFEPSGKGYESVQGLDQLVGGLEDQLDIEVGVLAVVPNRYKGMNDQDRFLDELAADGWELPIKFRERSSLLEGCWAEQCTAFRYIDVHRERERDHELDTLEKYDELAAHIREMRAVEA; translated from the coding sequence ATGCTGGCTTACACAGTGTACTCGGAAGCCGGCGGGGTCGGAAAGACGACCCTCGCCGCGAACCTCGCGAAGGCCGAGGTTCGGGCCGGTCGGCGCGTCCTCGTCGTCGATCTCGACACGCAGGAGGCGTCGCTGTCACATCTGCTCGACGTGGCCGACGATCGGAACAACGATCAGGTAGACAGCCTCTTGCGTCACATGATCGACCGTCCGCGAGGGGACTTCTCGGATCTCGTCCGGACGAGCGAGGGCATCGACATCGTACCGGCTCACAACATTCTCGAATACGCCTCGAAGCACCTGCGCCGACGCGAGGAGGAGGCCGCGGACTTCGGGGAGTCGTGGAACCCGAACAAGCAACTCCTCCGGGTCCTGCGGGAGGCCGGCGTCCACGAGACGTACGACACGCTGATCGTCGACCCGCCCGCCAGCGCCGACATCAAACTCCACAACGCGATCCACGCGACGCGCCACGTCGTCATCCCCTTCGAACCCAGCGGCAAGGGGTACGAGTCCGTGCAGGGACTCGACCAGCTGGTCGGCGGGCTCGAAGACCAGCTGGACATCGAGGTCGGCGTCCTCGCGGTCGTCCCGAACCGCTACAAGGGGATGAACGACCAGGATCGGTTCCTCGACGAGCTGGCGGCCGACGGCTGGGAGCTGCCGATCAAGTTCCGCGAGCGGTCCTCGCTGCTGGAGGGGTGCTGGGCCGAACAATGTACCGCATTCCGCTATATCGATGTCCACCGGGAGCGCGAACGCGACCACGAACTGGACACCCTCGAAAAGTACGACGAGCTGGCGGCACACATCCGCGAGATGCGGGCGGTGGAAGCATGA